A stretch of the Meles meles chromosome 19, mMelMel3.1 paternal haplotype, whole genome shotgun sequence genome encodes the following:
- the ZNF319 gene encoding zinc finger protein 319, whose product MSESWQQPPQTQPQQPQPPQPQHHAEPPTALAEHTLPPGSAENPLGCAVYGILLQPDPGLQPPQHAPLQAASEPGPKCGVCGHDLAHLSSPHEHQCLAGHDRSFQCTQCLKIFHQATDLLEHQCVQAEQKPFVCGVCKMGFSLLTSLAQHHSAHSGTSGLVKCSICEKTYKPAEAAEPAAAAAAATPLPPAPAPPPPPPPPAVAPGEQADKPYSCPICQKPFKHLSELSRHERIHTGEKPYKCTLCDKSFSQSSHLVHHKRTHSSERPYKCAVCEKTFKHRSHLVRHMYAHSGEHHLFRCNVCELHFKESSELLQHPCTPSGERPFRCGECQKAFKRPSDLRQHERTHSAERPFKCDLCPMGFKQQYALMRHRRTHKAEEPFKCGLCEKGFGQPSHLLYHQHVHTLETLFKCPVCQKGFDQSAELLRHKCLPGAAERPFKCPVCSKAYKRASALQKHQLAHCSAAEKPLRCTLCERRFFSSSEFVQHRCDPAREKPLKCPDCEKRFKYASDLQRHRRVHTGEKPYKCPNCDKAFKQREHLNKHQGVHAREQQFKCVWCGERFLDVALLQEHSAQHSAAAAAAEGAYQVAACLP is encoded by the coding sequence ATGTCGGAGAGCTGGCAGCAGCCCCCGCAGACACAGCCGCAGCAGCCGCAGCCACCGCAGCCTCAGCACCACGCAGAGCCCCCGACGGCCCTGGCTGAGCACACCCTGCCCCCAGGCTCGGCGGAGAACCCCCTGGGCTGTGCCGTCTACGGCATCCTCCTGCAGCCAGATCCGGGCCTCCAGCCACCGCAGCACGCGCCCCTGCAGGCGGCCAGCGAGCCGGGCCCCAAGTGCGGTGTGTGTGGCCACGACCTGGCGCACCTGTCCAGCCCGCACGAGCACCAGTGTCTGGCGGGCCACGACCGCTCCTTCCAATGCACACAGTGTCTCAAGATCTTCCACCAGGCCACAGACCTGCTGGAACACCAGTGTGTGCAGGCCGAACAGAAGCCTTTCGTCTGCGGCGTCTGCAAGATGGGCTTCTCGCTGCTCACGTCGCTGGCGCAGCACCACAGCGCGCACAGCGGCACGAGCGGCCTGGTGAAGTGTTCCATCTGCGAGAAGACCTACAAGCCAGCGGAGGCGGCAGAACCCGcggctgccgccgccgctgccacccccctgcccccagcccccgcgccaccgccgccaccgccgccgcccgCCGTGGCCCCTGGCGAGCAGGCCGACAAGCCCTACAGCTGCCCCATCTGCCAGAAGCCCTTCAAGCACCTGTCAGAGCTGTCGCGGCACGAGCGCATCCACACGGGCGAGAAGCCGTACAAGTGCACGCTGTGTGACAAGAGCTTCAGCCAGTCGTCGCACCTGGTGCACCACAAGCGCACGCACAGCTCGGAGCGGCCGTACAAGTGCGCCGTGTGCGAGAAGACCTTCAAGCACCGCTCGCATCTGGTGCGCCACATGTACGCGCACTCGGGCGAGCACCACCTGTTCCGCTGCAACGTGTGCGAGCTGCACTTTAAGGAGTCCTCCGAGCTGCTGCAGCACCCGTGCACGCCGAGCGGGGAGCGGCCGTTCCGCTGCGGCGAGTGCCAGAAGGCCTTCAAGCGGCCGTCGGACCTGCGGCAGCACGAGCGCACGCACAGCGCAGAGCGGCCCTTCAAGTGTGACCTGTGCCCCATGGGCTTCAAGCAGCAGTACGCGCTCATGCGCCACCGGCGCACGCACAAGGCTGAGGAGCCGTTTAAGTGCGGCCTGTGCGAGAAGGGCTTCGGGCAGCCCAGCCACCTGCTCTACCACCAGCACGTGCACACCCTTGAGACCCTCTTCAAGTGCCCCGTGTGCCAGAAGGGCTTCGACCAGTCGGCGGAGCTGCTGCGGCACAAGTGCCTGCCGGGCGCGGCCGAGCGGCCCTTTAAGTGCCCCGTGTGTAGCAAGGCCTACAAGCGCGCGTCCGCCCTGCAGAAGCACCAGCTGGCGCACTGCTCGGCCGCGGAGAAGCCGCTGCGCTGCACCCTGTGCGAGCGCCGCTTCTTCTCGTCCTCTGAGTTCGTGCAGCACCGCTGCGACCCGGCCCGTGAGAAGCCGCTCAAGTGCCCGGACTGCGAGAAGCGCTTCAAGTACGCCTCCGACCTGCAACGGCACCGACGGGTGCACACGGGTGAGAAGCCCTACAAGTGCCCCAACTGTGACAAGGCCTTCAAGCAGCGCGAGCATCTCAACAAGCACCAGGGGGTGCACGCCCGCGAGCAGCAGTTCAAGTGCGTGTGGTGCGGTGAGCGTTTCCTGGACGTGGCCCTGCTGCAGGAGCACAGCGCCCAGCACAGTGCTGCCGCCGCGGCTGCCGAGGGCGCCTACCAGGtggctgcctgcctgccctga